In 'Nostoc azollae' 0708, the following are encoded in one genomic region:
- the gltX gene encoding glutamate--tRNA ligase has product MSVRVRIAPSPTGNLHIGTARTAVFNYLFARHHDGKFILRIEDTDLERSRPEYTDNILSGLRWLGLNWDEGPFFQSQRLHLYREAVQKLLDQGLAYRCYTTFEELDALRETQKARNEAPRYDNRHRNLTPEQRAAFEAEGRSSVIRFKVEDKRQIVWNDLVRGQMSWCGSDLGGDMVIARASADGIGQPLYNFVVVVDDIDMEITHVIRGEDHIANTAKQLLLYEALRAKTPEFSHTPLIFNQEGRKLSKRDGVTSISDFQKMGFTAEGLVNYMTLLGWSAPDSTQEIFTLESAAKEFTFERVNKAGAKFDWDKLDWINSQYIHNMDVVHLTDLLIPFWQEAGYSLTYGRERPWLEQLVSLIAASLTRLVDAVPMTKIFFTEGVEFTEEGLSQLQQEGVKATLKAILTALENQPQLSPYTAQDIIKQVVKEQKVKKGLVMRALRAALTGDVHGPDLIQSWLLLNHISLDKQRLNQVISAAN; this is encoded by the coding sequence GTGTCTGTAAGAGTTCGTATTGCTCCTAGTCCTACTGGAAATTTGCATATTGGTACAGCGAGAACTGCTGTATTCAATTATTTATTTGCCCGTCACCATGATGGGAAGTTTATTCTCCGCATTGAAGATACAGATTTAGAGCGATCGCGCCCTGAATACACTGATAACATCCTCAGCGGACTGCGCTGGTTAGGACTAAACTGGGATGAAGGTCCATTTTTCCAATCTCAACGCTTGCACCTCTACAGAGAAGCAGTGCAGAAACTGTTGGATCAAGGATTAGCCTATCGCTGCTACACAACTTTTGAAGAATTAGATGCGCTCCGGGAAACGCAAAAAGCCAGAAACGAAGCACCCCGCTACGATAACCGTCACCGTAATCTCACCCCAGAACAACGCGCTGCCTTTGAAGCGGAAGGACGCTCCTCGGTGATTCGCTTCAAAGTTGAAGATAAACGGCAAATTGTCTGGAATGACTTGGTGCGGGGTCAAATGTCTTGGTGTGGCAGTGATCTGGGCGGTGATATGGTAATAGCACGCGCTTCTGCTGACGGTATTGGTCAACCACTATATAACTTTGTCGTCGTCGTGGATGACATTGATATGGAAATCACTCATGTCATTCGTGGTGAAGACCATATCGCCAATACAGCCAAACAACTTCTGTTGTATGAAGCTTTGCGTGCAAAAACTCCCGAGTTCTCCCATACACCACTGATTTTCAATCAAGAAGGGCGTAAACTTTCTAAACGAGATGGAGTAACTTCTATTTCTGACTTTCAGAAAATGGGCTTTACTGCGGAAGGTTTAGTCAATTATATGACCTTGTTAGGTTGGTCAGCCCCAGACTCTACTCAGGAAATATTTACCTTAGAATCAGCAGCTAAAGAATTTACCTTTGAGCGCGTAAATAAAGCTGGTGCGAAATTTGACTGGGATAAACTAGATTGGATTAATAGCCAATATATCCATAATATGGACGTTGTTCATCTGACAGATTTACTCATCCCATTTTGGCAAGAAGCTGGATATTCATTAACTTATGGTAGGGAGCGTCCTTGGTTAGAACAGCTAGTGAGTTTAATTGCTGCTAGTCTAACGCGTTTGGTGGATGCTGTTCCCATGACCAAAATATTTTTTACTGAAGGGGTAGAGTTTACCGAAGAAGGTTTAAGTCAACTCCAGCAAGAAGGGGTGAAAGCGACCCTAAAAGCTATTCTGACAGCTTTAGAAAATCAACCACAACTTTCACCTTATACCGCCCAGGATATTATTAAGCAAGTGGTAAAAGAGCAGAAGGTAAAAAAAGGTTTAGTCATGCGAGCGCTCAGAGCAGCTTTAACGGGAGATGTACATGGACCAGACCTGATCCAATCATGGCTATTACTAAATCACATTAGTTTAGATAAACAACGTTTAAATCAGGTAATTTCAGCTGCTAATTAA
- the ftsH2 gene encoding ATP-dependent zinc metalloprotease FtsH2: MKFSWRVVALWSVLALVIGFFFWQGAFANAPADTSKNAASTRMTYGRFLEYLDADRVTNVDLYDGGRTAIIEANDQDIENRVQRWRVDLPINAPELINKLKEHNVSFDAHPIRNDGAIWGLLGNLVFPVLLITGLFFLFRRSNNLPGGPGQAMNFGKSRARFQMEAKTGVKFEDVAGIEEAKEELQEVVTFLKQPERFTAVGARIPKGVLLVGSPGTGKTLLAKAIAGEAGVPFFSISGSEFVEMFVGVGASRVRDLFKKAKDNAPCIIFIDEIDAVGRQRGAGIGGGNDEREQTLNQLLTEMDGFEGNTGIIIIAATNRPDVLDSALLRPGRFDRQVTVDAPDIKGRLEILEVHSRNKKLDPSVSLDAIARRTPGFTGADLANLLNEAAILTARRRKDAITILEIDDAVDRVVAGMEGTPLVDSKSKRLIAYHEIGHALVGTLLKDHDPVQKVTLIPRGQAQGLTWFTPNEEQGLISRSQLKARITGALGGRAAEEVIFGAAEVTTGAGGDLQQLSGMARQMVTRFGMSDLGPLSLESQQGEVFLGRDWTTRSEYSESIASRIDAQVRSIAEECYESAKRIIREHRSVTDRLVDLLIEKETIDGEEFRQIVAEYTVFPDKQQFVAQL; encoded by the coding sequence ATGAAATTCTCTTGGAGAGTCGTAGCACTCTGGTCAGTGCTGGCTTTAGTAATTGGCTTTTTCTTCTGGCAAGGTGCTTTTGCAAATGCTCCTGCTGACACAAGTAAAAATGCAGCTAGTACCCGCATGACTTATGGCCGCTTTTTGGAATACTTGGACGCTGATCGCGTTACTAATGTAGATCTGTATGATGGCGGTAGAACTGCAATTATTGAAGCTAATGACCAAGATATTGAAAACCGTGTTCAACGCTGGCGGGTAGATTTACCTATTAATGCACCTGAGTTAATCAATAAACTCAAAGAACACAACGTTAGTTTTGACGCTCATCCTATTCGTAATGACGGCGCTATCTGGGGTTTGTTGGGTAATCTTGTCTTCCCAGTTTTATTGATTACTGGTTTATTCTTTTTGTTCCGTCGTTCTAATAATCTTCCCGGTGGACCTGGCCAAGCAATGAATTTCGGTAAATCTCGCGCTCGATTCCAAATGGAAGCGAAAACCGGAGTAAAATTTGAGGATGTGGCTGGAATTGAGGAAGCGAAGGAAGAATTACAGGAAGTTGTAACTTTCCTCAAACAGCCAGAAAGATTTACTGCTGTGGGTGCTCGTATTCCTAAAGGTGTACTGTTAGTTGGATCTCCAGGTACTGGTAAAACTTTACTAGCTAAGGCGATCGCAGGGGAAGCTGGTGTACCATTTTTCTCAATCTCTGGTTCTGAATTTGTAGAAATGTTTGTCGGTGTGGGTGCTTCCCGTGTCCGCGACCTGTTTAAGAAAGCTAAAGATAACGCTCCCTGTATCATCTTTATTGATGAAATTGATGCAGTAGGTAGACAAAGGGGTGCAGGTATTGGTGGTGGTAACGATGAAAGAGAACAAACCTTAAACCAACTATTAACAGAAATGGACGGTTTTGAAGGTAATACAGGGATTATTATTATTGCTGCTACCAACCGTCCTGATGTTTTAGACTCCGCATTGTTGCGTCCTGGTCGTTTTGATAGACAGGTGACAGTTGATGCACCGGACATTAAAGGACGTTTGGAAATTTTAGAAGTCCATTCCCGCAATAAGAAATTAGATCCTAGTGTATCCTTAGATGCTATCGCCCGTCGTACACCTGGCTTTACAGGTGCAGATTTAGCCAACCTCCTCAACGAAGCAGCCATTCTCACTGCTAGAAGACGCAAAGACGCAATTACCATCCTAGAAATTGATGATGCAGTAGACAGAGTAGTAGCTGGGATGGAAGGTACTCCCTTAGTAGACAGCAAGAGTAAGCGTTTAATTGCTTACCATGAAATCGGACATGCTTTGGTCGGTACTTTATTAAAAGACCATGACCCAGTACAAAAAGTAACTCTAATTCCCAGAGGACAAGCACAGGGTTTAACCTGGTTTACTCCTAACGAAGAACAAGGATTAATTTCCCGTTCCCAACTTAAAGCCAGAATTACAGGTGCTTTGGGTGGTCGTGCTGCCGAAGAAGTAATCTTTGGTGCTGCGGAAGTGACAACCGGTGCAGGTGGAGACTTGCAGCAGTTATCAGGAATGGCACGACAAATGGTAACACGGTTTGGGATGTCTGACTTAGGACCCCTGTCACTGGAAAGTCAACAAGGTGAAGTGTTCCTGGGTCGTGATTGGACAACCCGGTCAGAGTATTCTGAATCTATAGCCTCTCGTATTGATGCTCAAGTCAGATCAATTGCAGAAGAGTGCTATGAAAGTGCAAAGAGAATTATCCGTGAACATCGCAGTGTTACAGACCGCTTGGTTGATTTGTTGATTGAAAAAGAAACCATTGACGGTGAAGAGTTCCGTCAAATTGTGGCTGAGTATACTGTTTTTCCTGATAAGCAACAGTTTGTAGCACAACTGTAA